The window CAGCATCTGGAGTGTCAGCTGGAGTTCTGGCGCGGACAGCTGCAGGGAGCGCCGCCGGCCCTCGATCTGCCCCGCCGTAGCTCCGGAACGGGGGACGGCTTCGGTGACCGGGGCGCCACCCGGCGATTCCACTTGCCCGCGGAGCTGAGCGAGGAGCTGCGGGTCCTCAGCCGCCGCACCGGAAGCACCCTCTTCATGACCCTGCTGGCGGCCTTTGCGACGCTGCTGCACCGCTACAGTGGCGCCTCCGACCTCAACGTCGGGGTGCCGGTGGCCGGACGGCCGCGGGCGGAGATGGAAGGGCTCATCGGCTTCTTCGTCAACACCCTCGTGCTGCGTCTCGGCATAGGCCGGGAAGCCACGGTTCGGGAGCTGCTGGCGGATGTTCGCGGGCGCTCGCTGGACGCTTTTGCCCACGAGGATCTGCCCTTCGAGCGGCTCGTGGCGGAGCTCAATCCGGAGCGCGACCTGACCCGTTCCCCCCTCTTCCAGGTGATGTTCGCCTTGCAGACCGCACCTGTGGCCCAGGTGGAGGTCCCCGGCTTGGTGCTGGAGCGGCTGGACATCGACAGCGGCACCACCCGCTTCGAGCTCTTCCTCGAGCTCACCGAGGCCGGTGACGTCATCGAAGGAGCCGCCCACTTCAGCCTCGAGCTCTTCGATCCCGCCTTCATGATGCGCTTCCTGGGCCACTTCCGAACCCTGCTGGAAGGTTTCGCTTCGGCCCCCGAGGGCGCCGTCGGGAACCTGCCGCTGCTGGCGCAGAGCGAGCGCCACCAGGTGCTGCGGGAGTGGAACGACAGCGCCGCAGCGGTGCCGTTGGACCGGCCGTTCCCGCAACTCTTCCGCAGCGCCGCGGAGCGCTGGCCACAGCGGCGCGCCGCCGCCGTCGGGGACCGCTCCCTGACCTACGCCGAGCTCTTCCAGCGATCCTCTGTGTTGGCCCGCCGGCTGGAGGGGCGCGGCGTCGGGCCGGGGACGGTGTTGCCGCTGTTGGCGGAGAGGAGCCTGGAGCTGCTGACGGCGGTGCTGGCGGTGCTGCACACCGGTGCCGTCTACCTGCCGCTGGACCCCCGCCATCCGGCGCCGCGGCTGGCGCAGGTGTTGGAGGAGAGCGGATGCACCACGGTGGTGTGCGCCGCCGAGCTGCTGCCGCTGCTGCAGGAAGCTGGCGAGATCCTGGATCCGGCTCCCCGGGCCGTGAAGCTGGAGGAGCTCCTCGACACCGCCGAGGCCGCCGAGACCCCGCGAGGCGGTGCGGCGCCGGCGGGGGGAGCGGAGCACCTGGCCTATGTCATCTACACTTCCGGGTCCACTGGCCGCCCCAAGGGCGCGATGGTCACTCAACGGGGGATGGTCAACCACCTTCACGCCAAGATCCGTGACCTCGGCCTGACCGGGGACGACGTGGTGGCGCAAACCGCCTCCCAGTGTTTCGACATTTCCGTCTGGCAGATGCTGGCGGCGCTGATGGTGGGAGGACGGGTGGAGATCTACCCCGACGAGGTAGCCCACGATCCCGCGGTGCTGGTGCAGCGGGTGGACGCCGACGACGTCACCATCCTGGAGACCGTTCCCTCTCTGATGCGCCTGCTGCTCGACGAGCTGGGCCGTCGCGCCGAGCGCCCGGAGCTGCGGGCGCTGCGCTGGCTGGTGCCCACGGGCGAGGCGTTGCCGCCGGAGCTGTGCTCCCGTTGGTATGAGGCCTATCCCGCCATCCGCCTGCTCAACGCCTATGGCCCCACCGAATGCTCCGACGACGTCAGCCACTACCCGGTGCCGGCGGGCGAGGGCGCGGTGGTCAAGACCATCTCCATCGGGCGCCCGGTGCTCAATACCCAGCTCTACGTGGTGGACCGTCTGTTCCGGCCCGTTCCGCCGGGGGTGGTGGGAGAGCTGTGGGTGGGCGGGCAGGGAGTCGGCGGCGGCTATCTGCACGATCCCCAGCGCACCGCGGAGGTCTTCGTGCCGGACGCTTTCTCCGGTGCCGCCGCCGGCCGTCTCTACCGCACCGGCGACCTGGTCCGCCACCTGCCGGACGGCCGGCTGAGCTTCCTCGGGCGGGTGGATCATCAGGTCAAGATCCGCGGTCACCGGCTGGAGTTGGGGGAGGTGGAGGCCCAGCTGCAGCGTCACCCGGCCCTCGAAGCTGCGGTGGTAGCAGCTCAGAAGGAAACTTCCGGCGCCCTGCAGCTGGTGGCCTACGTGCTCTACGGAGACGTGGGGGAGGTACCGGTGGAGGAGCTCCGGGGCTTTTTGCAGGAGCGGTTGCCGACATACGCCGTGCCCACCGCCTGGACGGTGCTGGAGGAGTTGCCGCTGACCCCCAACGGCAAGGTGAACCGCCGGGCTCTGCCCCGGGTGAGCGCCGAAGGCCAGGCCGGAGACCGCCCGTACACCGCTCCTCGGGACGAGACCGAGGAGGCATTGGCGGAGATCTTCGCCGGCCTCATCGGAATCCAACGGGTGGGTGTCTTCGACGACTTCTTCGACCTCGGGGGCCACTCCCTGCTGGCTACCCAGGCTCTTTCCCGCATCCGGGAGACTTTCGCCATCGACCTCGAGTTGCGCAGGCTCTTCGAGGCGCCCACCGTCGCCGAGCTGGCCGGGGTGGTGGAGGACCGGATTATCGAGCAGATCGAGAGCCTGAGCGACGAAGAAGTGGATTCGCTCCTCGAGGAGGACGAGCCAGCGCCGCTGGCGCCCGCCCCGACGGAAGATCTGGTGGAGTCCCTGCCGGAGCGGTCCGGATGAGCGGGCCGGATGTCCAGAAAACGGATCTCGGGGGCCCAGGTCTCCGGGACAGGGATCTCCAAGAAACGGATCTCCGGGAAACGGCTCCTCAGGACGCCGTTCCGGTGGAGCCCCCGCGCCCCGAGCCATCCCTCGACGCCGCCACCACGCCGGAGCTCTTCGCGCGGCGAGCCCGCGAGGCCCCCGAAGCCCCATGCCTGCGCTTCCAGGGTGAGGCGGTTTCCTACGGCGAGCTCCACCGTTGGTCGGAGATCCTCGCCCACCGGCTCCGGGCCGCCGGGGTGAGGGTGGAGGATCGGGTGGCGGTGCACCTGGAGCGGGGACCGGAAATGGTCGCCGCCCTGCTGGCGGTATGGCGGGCCGGCGCGGCCTACATTCCGCTGGATCCGCAATTCCCCGCCCGCCGGCTCCAGGGGATGGTCGAGGCCGGCGGCGTGAAGGCCGTGTTCTCGCGGCGGGCTCTGCCCTTCACCGTGGCCCCAGAGCTGCCGATTCTCGATCCGGCGCCGGCAGCTTCGTCGGATCTCGGCGACGGGGGAGGGGATCCTCTACCGGACCCCGAGGCGGGGTGTCTCGCCTACGTCATCTTTACCTCCGGCTCCACCGGCCAGCCCAAGGGCGTGCAGGTGGAGCACCGGGCGCTGGTCAACTTTCTCCGCTCCATGGCGCAGCGGCCGGGACTGGAGCCGCAGGACGTGCTGGTGGCGGTCACCACCATCTCCTTCGACATCGCCGGATTGGAGCTTTTCCTGCCCCTCGTCCGCGGCGCCACGGTGGTCATCGCACCGCGCTCCGTAGCCTCCGACGGAGCCCGCTTGGCGCGGCTTCTGGACGCGGCTCAGGCCTCCGTCCTGCAGGCCACGCCGGCGACCTGGAAGCTGCTCCTGGACGCCGGGTGGAGCGGCCGGCGGGCGCTGCGCATGGTGTGCGGCGGGGAGGCCCTACCGCGGGATCTGGCGCAGCGTTTGCTGCCCCTGGGCAGGGATCTATGGAATGTCTACGGTCCCACGGAGACCACCATCTGGTCGTCGGTGGCACGGGTCCGGGAGGAGAGCGGGCCGGTGTCCATCGGGGATCCTATCGACCGTACCGAGCTCCTGGTGGTGAACGGCCGGGGAGAGTGGCAGCCCCCGGAGCAGGAAGGGGATTTGCTCATCGGTGGCGACGGTCTGGCGCGGGGCTACCTGGACCGCCCAGGACTCACCGCCGAGCGCTTCGTCCCCCATCCCTGGGCTGCGCGCCCGGGACAACGGCTATATCGCACCGGAGATCGGGCGCGCTCGCTGGGGGACGGCCGGCTGCTCTTCCTCGGCCGCCGGGATCACCAGGTCAAGGTGCAAGGCTTTCGCATCGAGCTGGGAGAGATCGAGGTCGCCCTCCGTTCTCTGCCGGGGGTGGCGGAAGCGGTGGTGACGGTGCAGAGTGGAGAGGCTGCCAGAGAAGACGCGGAGCGGCGCCTGGCGGCCTACGTCGTGCCCGCCCGGAACGGGGGGCCGGAACCGGCCTCCGAAGATTCCCTGGCCGCCGAGCGTACCGGCCACTGGCGGGAGATCTGGGATCTGGCCTACGACGGCGAGCCCGAGGACGGTGACGAAGCGCTGGACATCCGCGGATGGAAGGACAGTTACACCGGCGAGACCATCGCGGCTCCGGAGATGGAAGAGTGGGTGAGCACCACCGTCGAACGGATCCGCGGTCTCGGCGCCCGGCGGATCCTCGAGATCGGCAGCGGCGTGGGGCTCTTGGTGGAAAGGCTGGTGCAACGGCACGCGCCCCACGGCCTGCGCTACGTGGCCACGGATGCCTCGCCCCGGGCGGTGGCTATCCTGCGCCGGCGCTTCGGCGGCGGGTCCTTCCCGGCCGTAGAGATCCTGCAGTCCGCTGCGGCGGAGCTGGCGGAGAAGCTCCAGCCCGACGACCGCTTCGATCTCGTCGTCCTCAATTCCGTGGCCCAGTACTTCCCGGGCATCGAGTATCTGGAGTCCGTGCTGCGCAGCCTGCGGCCCTTCCTGACGCCGGGCGGCAGCTGGTTCCTCGGAGATCTGCGCAGCCTGCCCTTGCTCGAGCCATTCATCACCGACGTGCTGCTGCAGCGGGGGGACCCGGCGATGTCCGCGGCGCGGCTGCGCCAAGAGGTTCGTCTGCGGGTGCGCTCCGAGGAGGAGCTGTGCTTCCATCCCGCCTACTTTCGGCACCTGGCGGCCCGGGAAGGCTACGGCGCGCCGTACATTGAGCTGCGCCGGGGGCGTTGCCGCAACGAGATGACCGGCTTCCGATACGACGTCGTTCTCGGCGGGGGTGAGGACCGGCGGATCGGGAATCCAGCCCCTCCGGCCATTGCCGTGACCCCCTGGCGGGAGGATCTCCGGGAGGAGGATCTGGGCGGCTTGCTGGAGGGCCGCCCGGGGCAGGTATGGAAGCTCTCGGGCATCGCCAACGGACGCGTTTCCAGGGCGGTGACGGCGGTGGAGATGTTGCGCGGCAGCGAGCCCCGCAGGCCTTTGGAGGAGCTGCGCCACAGCGTCGGGGAGCGCTGCCGGGAGCGGGCCGCCTGGGATCCGGAGGAGGTCTGGGAGCGGGCGGTGGCGGCGGAATGGCAGGCGTTTCTGTCCTGGTCCGAAGAGAGCCGGTCTGCCGAGGCCCACACCGGTGGGCCCTACTCCGGCGAGGGGCCGGGCGCCTCCGAGGAAGGGCGCTTCGATGCTCTCTTCGTGCCCGCCGGCGTTCCCCGGCCGCCGAAGCCCCAGCCTGCGGCCCCGCCGGCGCCTCGGACCGACACCGCCTGGGCCAACGATCCCACCGTCGCGGCCCGAGACCTGACCTGGGGGCAGGAGCTACGCCGGAAGCTGGAAGAGACGCTTCCGGAATACATGGTGCCCCGGGCGGTGACGGTGGTCGACGGCCTGCCCCTGACCCTCAACGGCAAGGTTGATCGGGACGCCCTGCCCCGGGTTCGCGGCTTGGGAGGAGGGCGGCCCTACGCGGTGCCACGGAGCGGTCTGGAACGGCAGATCACCGAGATCTGGAGCGAGCTGCTGAGCGTGCCTCGGGTGGGAGTGCAGGACGATTTCTTCGCCCTCGGCGGCCAGTCGCTGCTGGCGGGACGGCTGATGGCCCGGCTGCGGGATCATCTGCAGCTGGAGCTTTCGCCGGCAATGCTCTTCGCGGCTCCGACGCCGGCGGCGCTGGCGGCCCGCATCGAAGAGTTGCGCGGCGCGGAGGTCGCCGAGCCGGCGCTGGAGAAAGTGCCCCGGGACCGCCCCCTGCCCCTGTCCTCGGCCCAGGAGCGAATGTGGCTGTGGGCTCAAATGGAGCCCGGCAGCACCGCCTTCAATGTCGCCTTCGCGGTCGCCATGGCGGGGCGGCTGGACGCCGCGACCCTGGACTGGACCCTGGATCGGCTGCGGGCGCGCCACGAGGCCTTGCGCACTCGCCTCACCGGCACCGAGCCCCCGGCCCAGAGGATCGATGCGCCGGCGCCGTGGCCGCTGCCGGTGGTGGACCTCGGCGGCCTCGGCGCCGCCGGCCGGGAAGCGGAGACCCAGCGGCTGCTGGCGCGCCTGGAAGCCCTTCCCTTCGTGCTCGACGGAGGGGTTCTGGTCCGACACTTGCTGCTGCGGCGCTCCACCGAGGATCACGTCTACGGCTTCGGCTTCCACCACATCGCCGGCGATGCCTGGTCGGTGGCAGTGCTGGTGCGGGAGATCTGCGAGCTCTACCGCTCGCGCCGGCAAGGCCTGCCACCACAGCTGCCGGCGCCGACGGTGCAATACGCCGATTTCGCCGTCTGGCAGCGGCATCGCCAGGGATCCGAAGCCATGGCGCAGCGCCTCGCGCAGTGGCATCATCGGCTGCTTCCGGCCATGCCGCCGGCCTGGGTTTCCCCGCCGCGCCGGCGATCTCCGGGAGCCGCCGGAGCCGGGGCGCGGGGGTTGCAGGAAAGCCGGAGCGCAAGGCTCCGGGGCGACATCCTCCGGGATCTTCACTCCCTGGCGGGGAGGCACCAGGCGACCCTCTTCATGACCCTCCTGGCGGCGATCCAGGTGCTGGTGCATCGGTACACCGGCCGCTCGTGGGTGACCGTCGGTAGCCTCTTCGGCGGCCGCTCGCGGCCGGAGCTGGAAGCGGTGGTGGGCTTCTTCGTCAACGTCCTGCCCCTGGCGGTGCGGCTGAGGCCGGAGATGAGTTTCGGCGCCGCTCTGGAAGCGGTGCAAAAGGCGAGCTCTTGGGCCTTCGCCGACCAGGAGGTGCCCTACGAGGGTGTTCTTCAGGGCCTGCGGCCGGCCCTCGCCGGCAACCGGGCTTCCGAGCCGTTCCAGATGCTGGTGATCTACGAGGATGTGCCGCTGCCCGCCCTCGCCCTGCCGGACCTGGAGGTTCGGGAGCTGCCCTTCGAGGGGGACGGCAAGACCGCAGCCTACGACTTTACCTGGACGCTGATTCCCCGGCCGCGAGGCCTGGAGGTGATTCTGGCCTTCGATTCCGGACGATTCGATGGTCTGGATGTGGAGATAGTGCTAAAGGACTTGTTGGAAGTTCTGGGTTCGGCGGCCAAAGACTCCCGGCGAACCCTGCGGAAACTGCCACCGCTGTCCCCGGAGATGCGTTCCCAGCGCGAGCGCAGCGACGGCTCCCTGAGCCTCGGCTCCGCCGCCGACGAGGTGGCCGCGGGGACAGCAGTCGAGTCAGAGATGGTGAAGACGGCCGATGAAGAGGGCTCCCGGCGTCGTCTGGAAGAGGTTCGGGAGCACCGAGATCAGAAGAAATCCCAGCTGTCGGATCGGCGTCGGGAGTTGTTACGCCGACGCTTGAGGCGTTGACGCCCGGTCCGGTGGTTGCTTGATGCGTTGAACCGGAGGAGAGGATGAAGCAGAGATTGCGTCAGACCCTACGTTCCCTGACTCACCGTCCGGGACTCACTGTCCTGATTCTGTTGATCATGGCATTGTGCATCGGCGGTAACGCCTCGGTGTTCAGCGTCGCCAAGGCGGTGCTGTTCCAGGATTTGCCTTACGACGAAGGGGATCGCCTGGTCCTCATCTCTCAGATTTACATTCCCGAAGACCAGGACAACGACTTCTCCTGGGCCGAGATCCAGGAATGGCGAGAGCGGTTGACCCGTTTCGACGCCCTCGTCCCGGTGCTCAACTGGCGGGACCGCATCCTCGGCGGCGACGACGGCGTCGAGCGGGTGGGGGTGAACTATGTGACCTCGGAGTATTTCAAGCTTCTGGGCATCGAGCCGGCGCTGGGCCGTTTGTTTTCCGCCGACGAGGACGGGGCCCCGGGCAGCGCCGCCCGGGTCCTGCTGAGCTACGAGCTGTGGACCCGGCGCTATGGGCAGGATCCGGAGATTCTCGGCCGTACCCTGCAGTTCAACGACCAGCCGTACACCGTCCTCGGCGTTTTGCCGGAGGGCTACGTAGACTTTGGAGAAGAGCTTTGGGAGGTGGATGTGTGGATGCCCGCCACCCAGGCGGGGGAGAGCTTTCCGGAGGGCACCGGGATCTACGAGGGCAATGAGCTGCGTTATTGGTTCGGTCTCGCCCGCCTGGCCCCCGGGGTGACCCTGGAGCAGGGAGAGGAGGAGGTCAAGGCCATCGCGGCGCAGATGGCTCAAGACTTCCCGGACAGCAACAAAGACTACACCGCGCGTCTGTTGCCGCTGCGTGAGTTCATCTTCGAGAATCTCACCGACAGCATGCGCATTCTGCTCGCCGGTGCGGCCTTGATCCTGCTCCTCGGCTGCGCCAATATCGCCAGTCTGCTGCTGGCCCGGCAAGCGGAGCGGCGCAAGGAGCTCTACCTACACCTCGCCCTGGGGGCCGGACGGGGCCGCCTCTTCGCCAACGTTCTCCTGGAGGGGCTGATGCTGGCGCTCATCGGCGGGGTGCTGGGCATCTTGCTGGCGGTGGTCGGCACCCGAGTGATGGCCAGCGTGGTGGATCTGCCAGCGATGGCCGAGGTCAGCCTGGATGGGACGGTGCTGTGGATCTCGGTGGCCGCCAGCGTGCTCACCGGTATTCTCTTCGCTCTGCCGCCGGCGCTCAGCGTGTTGCGCATGGAGGCTCGCGGCACGCTCGCTCAGATCCGAGCCAAAGAGGGCGGCCGCACCCACTCGGGGCGCGCCCGCAACGGGCTTCTGGTGTTCCAGGTCTCGGTGGTGGTCATGCTGCTGGTGGTGGCGGGACTGCTGCTGCGCAGCTTCATGGAGCTGCGCTCGGCGGACGTGGGCTTCAATCCCGACGACATGCTGACCCTGAAGATCCTGTTCGAATCGGAGCGCTATCAGGATCCCTCCAACCTCCTGCTCACGGAGCGTGAGCTGATCGATCGGCTGGAAGCGCTGCCGGGCATCGAAGGGGTCGCCTTCTGGGGGCCCAACGTGCCTGGTATCAGCACCCGTTTCATGGACGTGCAGCCGTCGTCGGCGGGGGAGGAGGACGCCTCGGTGCGGGTTAACGCCCACGTCATCAGCCACGGAGCGCTAGAGGTGATGGAGCTGCCGCTGCTGCGCGGCCGTACCTTCAACAAAGCGGATACCGCCGAGACCCCTCGGGTGGTGATGATCACTGAATCCCTGGCGCAGATTCTATGGCCCGACGGCGATGCCCTGGACAAGCAGCTCCGGCGGGTGGGCCGTCCCGACGAGCCGCTCTACACCGTGGTCGGCGTCACCGGTAACGCCCGTTTCCAGGGGCGCTTCGACGACGACCACCACCAGCTGATCTTCAGTCACCAGCAGCTGCCCATGCCCAGCACGACGTTGATGGTGCGCACCGCCATGGATCCGGAGGTGGTCACTCCCATGGTGCGCGAGGAGCTGCAGGCGCTGGATCCGCTGACCCCGGTCTTCGATATCGTCACCCTGCGCCAGCGCTTCAGCGATCAGGAGTCGAGCCAGCGGCTGAACGCGGTGGTGGTGGGCATGTACACCGCCCTGGCCCTGATCTTTGCTCTCCTCGGGCTCTACGGCATCCTCTCCTACATCGTGGTCCAGCGGCGTCAGGAGATCGGCGTCCGCATGGCCTTGGGGGCCCGCCGGGGCAGCGTCCTGCGAATGGTGATGACCTTCGGCCTGTCGCTGCTGGCCGGCGGCTTGCTGTTGGGCATGGTGGGGGCGGTGCTGGTCACCCGCCTGCTCTCCAGTGTGCTCTACGGCGTCGAGTCCTTCGATCCTCTGACCTTCGGGACGGTGATCGTGCTCTTCCTGGTGGTCGGTCTGGTGGCCACCTACGTGCCGGCGCGGCGGGTACTGAGCATCGACCCCAACCAGGTGCTGCGTTACGAATGAGGCTCCGGTTCCCAATCCTCGCCTCGGGGTGGCGCCCATGAGTTCGCGATCCGGGCGCGGCGCCACCCTGTCGGAGAAGCGCCGCAAGCTGCTGGCGCAGCGGCTCAAGGGCCGCGGCGGGGATCGGGCCGCCAGCACCATTCCGCGGCGGACGGAGACCGGGCCGGTGCGGCTCTCCTTCGCCCAGGAACGCCTGTGGTTTCTCGACCGTTGGCAGCCGGGGACCGCCGTCTACAACCTGCCGGACGTCATCCGCCTCCGGGGACGCCTGCGCCCCGAGCTGCTCGCCGCCTCCCTGCGGATGGTTCTGCAGCGTCACGAGGTGTTGCGGACGGTCTTTCCCCAGCGGGACGGCGTACCGTACCAGGTGGTGCAATTGTGTCCGGCGCAGCCCGTCACCGCCGTGGACTTGACCGGCCTGACGCCGGCGGACCGCCGGCGGGCCGGAGAAGAGTTGATCTCGCAGGAGGCCACCCGGGCCTTCGATCTGCAGACCGGGCCGGTGGTGCGTTTTCGCCTGCTGCGGTTGGCCGCGAAAGATCATCGGCTGATCCTCAACATGCACCACATCGTCGCCGACCTGTGGTCCTTCGGGATTCTGGTGCAAGAGCTCGGGATCCTCTACCGGAGTCACTGCGAGGGGAAGAGGCCGCCCCTCGAGCCCCTAGCGCTCCAATACGCCGACTTCGCCCTGTGGCAGCGCCAGCGCCTGTCCGGGGAGCGGCTGGCGGGGGAGCTGGGCTTTTGGCGCCGGCAGCTGGCGGGATTTCCCCAGGTCTTGGAATTGCCGTCGGATCGGCCCCGGCCGGTTCACCTGAGCTCGCGGGGCCGATCCCTCTCCTTCCGCTTCCGGCGGTTCGAGGCGAGCGCTCTAAAGGAGCTGGCCCAGCATTCCGAGGCGACCCTAGTGATGGTTCTGCTGGCGGCGTTCCAGGCCCTGCTGGGACGACTCTCGGGTCAGCGGCGCTTTCTCCTGGGATCCCCGGTGGCGGGGCGCACCCGCAGCGAGCTGGAGCCGCTGGTGGGATTGTTCGTCAACACCCTGGTCTTGCCCACGGACCTCGGCGGCGATCCCCGCTTCGAAGACCTCGTCGCACGGGCTCGCGAGACCTTGGTGGACGCCCTGTCGCACCAGGAACTCCCCTTCGAGCGTCTGGTGGAGGAGCTGCAGCCGGAACGGGAGCCCTCCCGGCCGCCCCTGGTTCAGGTGCTCTTCGCCATGCAGAACGCACCGGTGCCGGCGCTCCGGCTGCCGGAGCTGACCCTCGCCCGGGCGGATGCCGAAACCGGTACGACGAAATTTGACCTGACGCTCTTCCTGGGGGAGGAGGACGGGGCGCTGGGCGGAGCTCTGGAGTACGCCGAGGACCTCTTTGACGGCACCCGCATGCTGCGGCTGGTAGGGCAGTTGGAGACACTATTGGCCGCGGGGGTGGAGAATCCGGCACGGCGGCTGGGGGAGTTGCCGCTGCTGTCGCCGGCGGAGGCCCAGCAGCTGAGGGAATGGAGCCGAGGGCCCACCGAGGCGCCCTCCGAAGCACCGGAGCTTCCGCGGCTGCACCAGATCTTCGAACATTCCGCCGCCGCCCACGGAGACACCGCGGCGGTGCTCCACGGCACCGTCGAGCTTACATATCGGCAGGTGGAGGCTCAGGCCAACCGTCTGGCCCGGGTCCTGCGCCGCCGGGGGGTCGTGCCGGGAGCCTTGGTGGGCCTTTGCCTGGAGCGCTCCCCGGAGCTGGTGGTGGCGATTCTCGCCGTGCTCAAGAGCGGAGCGGCCTATGTGCCCCTGGACGCGGCCTATCCCGCCGAGCGTCTCGGCGCCATGGTGGACGATGCAGGGCTTCGAAAGGTGATCACCGGCGGAGCCTCCGGCGCGGCGCTGGAGCCCCTCGCCAGCCGCCGGGAGCTGGACTTGTTGCGCCTCGAGGAGCTCCGCGGCGAGCTGGAGGCGGCGAGCCCCAAGCCTCCGGCGGCGGGCTCCGTGCCCCGAGAAGGGGTCGGCTACGTCATCTTCACTTCCGGGTCCACAGGCCGACCTAAGGGTGTGGCGCTGGGCCAGCGGGTGCTGGCTTCGTTGATGGAATGGCAGGAGTCGGCTCTCCCGGGACCGGCGCGCACGCTGCAGCTGGCGCCGGTGAGCTTCGACGTCCACTGCCAAGAGATTTTCTCCACCTTCCGGGGCGGCGGGACCCTGGTGCTGGTGGACGAGGAGACCCGCCGGGACGCCCGGGCGCTGCTGCACCACCTGCGCGAGCATCGCGTCGAGCGTCTCTTTCTGCCCTTCGTGGCGCTCCAGCAGCTGTCCGCCGCCGCCGAGGCGGACGGGTTCATTTGTCCGGCGTTGCTGGATGTGATCACCGCCGGCGAGCAGCTGCAGGTGGACGAATCTTTGCGGGATTTCTTCCGCCGCCATCCGTGCTGCCGACTGCACAACCACTACGGTCCGTCGGAAAGCCACGTGGTCACCGCCCTCTCGCTGTCCCCGGAGCCCGCGGGCTGGCCGACGCTGCCGTCCATCGGCCGGCCGGTGGCAGCGGCGGCGGTGCGGTTGGGGGGACGGCGCCTGGATCCGGTGCCCATCGGCGTCGACGGTGAGCTCCTGCTGGGACGCTTGGCCCCCGCCCACGGCTACACCGGACGTCCGGCCTTGACCGCTGAGCGCTTCGTCCCGGACCCCTTCACCAGCCGTCCCGGGGGGCGCCTCTACCGCACGGGGGACCGAGCCCGATATCTCGCCGATGGCCGGCTGCAATTCCTCGGGCGCTGGGATCATCAAGTCAAGGTCCGGGGCTACCGCATCGAGCCGGGGGAGATCGAGG of the Acidobacteriota bacterium genome contains:
- a CDS encoding amino acid adenylation domain-containing protein — translated: LDPAHPQRRLGQILESSGVGWCLVTEELVPLARDAVEQLGSESLPRLMELGELLAERSPAGSGPRAVAPLPPMSSLASSEALAYCLFTSGSTGVPKGVMVHQAGFLNHLWMMVEIFGLGPEDVVAQNASQCFDISVWQLTAALLVGGVVHIVDDAVAGDPTELLAEVEARAITVLELVPSLLAAVMDEIEAREQDPRRTPPALHRLRWIIPTGEALPPALARRWLRRYPGIPMVNAYGPAECSDDVSVEFLRRPGDAERAVVAVGRPLRNLALHLLDPQGRPVPVGVVGEIHVGGIGVGRGYLRDPRRTAEVFVPHALGGPAGGRLYASGDLGRFQPDGRIDFLGRRDHQVKVRGFRIEVGEVEAALDEHPQVERALVMVHRGRERAVAQLVAYAEVPAAVLPAAEEGVAAAPDGFDLRAWADELRDFLGERLPKYMVPSLFVPLAAFPLNANGKIDVAALPAPEEGAGARVLTAPRSRTERAVAEIWQQVLGIREVGVEDDFFDLGGHSLLATRVLSRLRAALGVDLALRDLFEATDLGSLAKKLDQQLGEASPFAVEPIEPLPPTAPAELSFAQERLWFLAQLDPTSAAYNLPAAIRLTGAVDHRLWHRVFQEILQRHQALRTTFRQVEGKPRQVVHQGLGLSLPVVDLEGLDTPVADREIHRLAVADAQCPFDLMVPPLLRCALLRQDRERHVLLLNMHHIVSDAWSMALLLQELAVLSEAFAAGEASPLPALPVQYPDFAHWQRRLLRGQHLECQLEFWRGQLQGAPPALDLPRRSSGTGDGFGDRGATRRFHLPAELSEELRVLSRRTGSTLFMTLLAAFATLLHRYSGASDLNVGVPVAGRPRAEMEGLIGFFVNTLVLRLGIGREATVRELLADVRGRSLDAFAHEDLPFERLVAELNPERDLTRSPLFQVMFALQTAPVAQVEVPGLVLERLDIDSGTTRFELFLELTEAGDVIEGAAHFSLELFDPAFMMRFLGHFRTLLEGFASAPEGAVGNLPLLAQSERHQVLREWNDSAAAVPLDRPFPQLFRSAAERWPQRRAAAVGDRSLTYAELFQRSSVLARRLEGRGVGPGTVLPLLAERSLELLTAVLAVLHTGAVYLPLDPRHPAPRLAQVLEESGCTTVVCAAELLPLLQEAGEILDPAPRAVKLEELLDTAEAAETPRGGAAPAGGAEHLAYVIYTSGSTGRPKGAMVTQRGMVNHLHAKIRDLGLTGDDVVAQTASQCFDISVWQMLAALMVGGRVEIYPDEVAHDPAVLVQRVDADDVTILETVPSLMRLLLDELGRRAERPELRALRWLVPTGEALPPELCSRWYEAYPAIRLLNAYGPTECSDDVSHYPVPAGEGAVVKTISIGRPVLNTQLYVVDRLFRPVPPGVVGELWVGGQGVGGGYLHDPQRTAEVFVPDAFSGAAAGRLYRTGDLVRHLPDGRLSFLGRVDHQVKIRGHRLELGEVEAQLQRHPALEAAVVAAQKETSGALQLVAYVLYGDVGEVPVEELRGFLQERLPTYAVPTAWTVLEELPLTPNGKVNRRALPRVSAEGQAGDRPYTAPRDETEEALAEIFAGLIGIQRVGVFDDFFDLGGHSLLATQALSRIRETFAIDLELRRLFEAPTVAELAGVVEDRIIEQIESLSDEEVDSLLEEDEPAPLAPAPTEDLVESLPERSG